Proteins from a single region of Syngnathus typhle isolate RoL2023-S1 ecotype Sweden linkage group LG10, RoL_Styp_1.0, whole genome shotgun sequence:
- the mdc1 gene encoding mediator of DNA damage checkpoint protein 1 isoform X5 encodes MGDNVLGRDGSACTLPLPAPSVSKRHASIRITVHQRPGSRSGVNVEAVVRDLGSMNGTRIGRVKLIPNISYPLSEGNSLVVADMPCQYLGISEVRQDVGGCPVSLQGESVEKRDSCEESASWASRASAKVSPPSQVKKKPTQKSYLFLETPVQLRGTLVPESESDSDGERPGNREARRKLQGSDSMATCSTFLSPTNQIVPESPHCEDGTPITLSSSPKDKPHVRVAFGKAEPGTDATGQRKKDTLASEYHSDGEGQAGGVTAREQLKSKTGFTEDDLAQVSTSAVLKLNMDTEVEDVGQVDAACFHMDSDTDVDEDDTGAAGAPPTRPEGSGACPHVSPLDKKDHAAPPSLPDDFQLDSDTDVDEKADDRDTGPSGPDAMGPACQSDDEPALALNAQSNVTDSAARLNNGHAERATPHSSAVLSAPSSDVARSESDADKSSASPTDWDTDTDAEEEKNAQSLSGIKATALRSPHLQNCSTPVQLSEGQVKEMETQAFLKPSLEPFERGFYGTVRSAAVPLCFDSQEEEEDFAVAKTQSFVLRPRRPTPSRDVDALSGKDTNELPSGGASFQLDLSDGGYQQSAPQARACVSDTQANSSSADGIAWSMEATQAYEAPQVNVALQETQAYASEPDSKYEEEPEQDAETQTFDSFSLALAETQLAAAFHEKDLSTTNTPVAPINPNRMAKTTNVSQCHYVAVTIAGSQPRCTREAVQSVPVVGKTNSKQPQLEEATQAFTATVMVEKQPRAASHTEDEPILDEAIWSARRLAADCQPLGIAATQPMATRASDGEDASPLLGAGKVQESDGTNWQHRKVQLDSLCVATQPLTQNAHLDSDDEDFTPAFHGSKLQLDQVRQACIISYTLAANHPFTSVALTQPTALCVTDVEDSIKEEPQPNANRSVGTPPASVAATQQMAASEHEKECSIRVFRDTDPGKNRADGQEGGNELSSGTYMQAEEKQTRPNLEEDKSGCGQDKKETQMLMNSKVPSAGTQPVYTCEDEQANGMILSPGTGIVRIREKDEPREKRQTRSYKAKGTVAESRPAASELEEGATGHHSELREVQDRKQERQEGRNAQRERKERKETNLSKTVEDQERHEEHKPDQAPQPNLEAKAEPTARARRATRRTIPVLPPENVPAKRTRLRSNSVSSEVSASSGRGNRGQMPKTSNGTEQDGHGTSPLGAFSRSSSSNSLASDMSCDSLGSLSGTGGGQRGSRRRTKPRPSTVPPVFRQNPAPRPSQRGKKPNVFLAALCDEKDEKPKSKQATATTERRRANEPSSREGNNSAGESPLPKRNIRGKVHKTVKSKAFEAVETPLGSDQVEAKDQAGGAKRMLKAEVQDENPVSVQAKRRAKAPSAQRDSKAKKSPPDAACQDGNVSSSGGGVQTRRPIGSKRQTPDARMKSSPVTARCRPPEVSRTYKVLFTGVVDLTGEKMLARLGGFLANGTADMNCLVTDKVRRTVKFMCAAARGIPIVNICWLDESAKAGSFLPPDAFIVSDPDQEKKFNFRLRESLRLAGSQPLLQGYKIHVTKSVQPEPAQMSEIISCSGATFLPRMPSSHKPHTVVISCTEDWPLCRAAVLASLPIVSAEFVLSGILQHKLDFDAHKMSDPPPWPNDGRRRSSRLT; translated from the exons ATGGGGGATAACGTGCTTGGTCGGGATGGTTCCGCCTGCACGCTGCCCCTGCCGGCGCCCTCCGTGTCCAAACGGCACGCCTCCATCCGCATTACCGTCCATCAGAGACCAGGATCCCGCAGCGGAGTGAATGTCGAGGCCGTGGTCCGGGACTTGGGCAGCATGAACGGGACCCGCATCGGTCGCGTCAAGTTGATCCCCAACATATCCTACCCCCTCAGCGAGGGCAACTCTCTGGTCGTGGCTGACATGCCGTGTCAGTACCTCGGCATCAGCGAGGTACGCCAAGACGTTGGGGGCTGCCCTGTCAGTTTACAGGGGGAGTCGGTGGAAAAGAGAGACAGCTGCGAGGAGAGTGCCAGCTGGGCGTCCCGGGCTTCGGCTAAGGTTTCACCACCGAGTCAAGTGAAGAAGAAACCTACACAGAAAAGCTATTTGTTCCTTGAGACTCCAGTCCAGCTGCGAGGAACTCTGGTCCCAGAGTCAGAGTCGGACTCTGATGGCGAGAGGCCGGGAAACAGAGAGGCCAGGCGCAAGCTTCAAG GTTCTGATTCTATGGCCACCTGCTCAACCTTCTTAAGTCCCACAAACCAAATAGTCCCTGAAAG TCCCCACTGTGAAGATGGAACACCCATCACGTTGTCATCATCTCCCAAAGACAAGCCTCACGTACGTGTTGCTTTCGGCAAAGCTGAGCCAGGCACAGATGCCACGGGACAGCGGAAAAAGGACACGCTTGCCTCTGAATACCACAGTGATGGGGAGGGGCAAGCGGGCGGGGTAACAGCAAGGGAACAGCTGAAAAGCAAGACCGGCTTCACAGAGGACGACTTGGCGCAAGTGTCCACAAGCGCCGTCCTTAAATTGAACATGGACACGGAGGTGGAGGACGTTGGCCAGGTGGACGCTGCGTGCTTTCACATGGACAGTGACACAGATGTGGATGAAGATGACACCGGCGCCGCAGGTGCACCTCCCACACGGCCCGAGGGAAGTGGCGCTTGCCCTCACGTGTCACCCCTGGATAAAAAAGACCATGCAGCGCCTCCGTCGCTGCCGGACGACTTCCAGCTCGACAGTGACACAGATGTCGATGAGAAGGCTGACGACAGGGATACGGGACCTTCTGGGCCGGATGCGATGGGGCCCGCTTGCCAATCAGATGACGAGCCGGCCCTCGCTCTTAACGCGCAATCAAACGTGACCGATTCAGCCGCCAGATTGAACAATGGCCATGCGGAGCGAGCTACTCCTCACTCGTCAGCTGTCCTCTCCGCACCCTCCTCTGACGTCGCTCGGTCAGAGTCTGATGCGGACAAGTCCAGTGCATCTCCTACTGACTGGGACACTGATACCGATGcggaagaagagaaaaatgcCCAAAGTCTTTCAGGGATAAAAGCGACCGCTTTACGGTCTCCACATCTGCAAAATTGCTCAACCCCCGTGCAGCTGTCAG AAGGACAAGTGAAGGAGATGGAAACCCAAGCCTTTCTTAAACCCTCTCTGGAGCCATTTGAAC GTGGTTTCTACGGTACGGTAAGATCTGCAGCCGTTCCTCTGTGCTTTGACAgccaggaggaagaggaggacttTGCTGTGGCCAAGACGCAGTCCTTTGTCCTTCGGCCCAGACGGCCAACCCCGAGCCGCGACGTTGACGCATTGTCCGGCAAGGACACCAATGAGCTGCCGAGCGGAGGAGCGTCTTTCCAGCTCGACTTGTCTGACGGCGGCTACCAACAGAGTGCGCCCCAAGCCCGGGCCTGCGTCTCGGATACCCAAGCTAATAGCTCCAGTGCAGACGGGATAGCATGGAGCATGGAGGCTACCCAAGCCTACGAGGCACCACAAGTAAATGTTGCCTTACAAGAAACGCAAGCCTATGCTTCAGAGCCCGATAGTAAATATGAAGAAGAGCCAGAGCAAGATGCTGAGACACAAACTTTTGACTCTTTTTCCCTTGCTTTGGCGGAAACCCAACTCGCAGCTGCTTTTCATGAAAAGGATCTTTCGACGACAAACACTCCCGTCGCCCCTATAAATCCAAACCGGATGGCCAAAACAACAAATGTGAGCCAATGTCATTATGTTGCTGTGACCATTGCCGGATCCCAGCCCAGGTGTACAAGAGAAGCCGTGCAATCTGTTCCGGTGGTGGGAAAAACAAACTCAAAGCAGCCTCAGCTAGAAGAAGCAACTCAAGCATTTACGGCCACGGTCATGGTGGAAAAGCAGCCCCGAGCTGCAAGTCATACGGAAGACGAGCCCATCCTTGATgaagcaatttggagtgctcgcCGTTTGGCTGCTGATTGTCAGCCTCTGGGTATAGCTGCCACTCAGCCCATGGCTACAAGGGCAAGTGACGGTGAGGATGCGAGTCCACTTTTGGGTGCCGGAAAAGTCCAGGAAAGTGATGGCACAAACTGGCAGCACAGAAAAGTGCAACTTGACAGTTTGTGTGTTGCAACCCAGCCTCTGACTCAAAATGCGCACCTGGACAGTGATGATGAAGACTTCACTCCAGCCTTCCATGGAAGCAAATTACAGCTTGATCAAGTGAGACAAGCCTGTATAATTTCTTACACTTTAGCTGCTAATCATCCGTTCACCAGCGTAGCCCTGACCCAGCCCACGGCTTTGTGTGTAACTGACGTTGAAGACTCAATCAAAGAGGAGCCACAACCCAATGCCAATCGTTCTGTTGGAACACCACCTGCAAGTGTTGCTGCCACCCAGCAGATGGCTGCAAGTGAACATGAAAAGGAATGCTCCATTCGAGTCTTCCGCGATACAGATCCAGGGAAGAACAGAGCTGACGGCCAAGAGGGCGGCAATGAGCTCTCGTCAGGAACTTATATGCAAGCGGAAGAAAAGCAGACTCGCCCTAATCTTGAGGAAGATAAATCCGGCTGCGGTCAAGACAAAAAAGAGACTCAGATGCTCATGAATTCCAAAGTTCCTTCAGCTGGAACTCAACCCGTGTACACGTGTGAAGATGAGCAGGCCAACGGCATGATCTTGAGCCCTGGTACCGGAATTGTGCGAATCAGAGAAAAGGATGAGCCAAgggaaaaaagacaaacaagaagCTACAAAGCTAAAGGAACGGTGGCAGAGTCAAGGCCTGCTGCCAGTGAGCTTGAGGAAGGGGCCACGGGCCACCACTCTGAACTTCGAGAGGTTCAAGACAGGAAGCAAGAGAGACAAGAAGGTAGAAATGCACAGAGGGAAAGGAAGGAACGCAAAGAAACCAATCTGTCAAAAACGGTGGAGGATCAAGAAAGACATGAGGAACACAAACCGGATCAAGCACCTCAACCAAACCTAGAGGCAAAAGCAGAGCCCACAGCAAGAGCCCGAAGAGCAACAAGAAGAACCATCCCTGTTCTTCCCCCAGAAAATGTCCCGGCTAAGAGGACCAGATTGCGCTCCAACTCTGTCAGCTCCGAGGTGTCCGCTTCAAGCGGCCGAGGGAACAGAGGCCAAATGCCCAAGACGTCCAATGGTACCGAGCAGGACGGTCACGGCACTTCTCCCCTGGGGGCGTTTTCCAGATCCAGCTCCTCAAACTCCCTCGCTTCGGACATGTCTTGCGACAGCCTCGGCTCTTTGAGCGGTACAGGAGGCGGACAACGAGGAAGTAGGCGCAGAACGAAACCCAGGCCCAGTACGGTCCCACCTGTCTTCAGGCAGAATCCCGCTCCAAGGCCTTCGCAGAGGGGCAAGAAGCCAAATGTGTTCCTTGCTGCGCTTTGTGATGAAAAGGATGAGAAGCCAAAATCAAAACAGGCAACTGCCACAACGGAGCGTAGGCGAGCAAATGAACCCTCGTCAAGGGAGGGGAACAACTCTGCTGGTGAATCTCCCCTACCAAAAAGAAACATCAGGGGCAAAGTTCACAAGACTGTAAAAAGCAAAGCCTTCGAGGCTGTGGAAACTCCCCTGGGCAGCGATCAAGTGGAAGCCAAAGACCAGGCGGGAGGAGCAAAGAGAATGTTGAAGGCAGAAGTGCAAGATGAGAATCCCGTTTCAGTCCAAGCCAAGAGAAGAGCCAAAGCGCCGTCTGCTCAGAGGGACAGCAAAGCCAAGAAATCACCGCCTGACGCCGCCTGCCAGGATGGAAATGTGTCATCTTCTGGTGGAGGTGTCCAG ACTCGCAGACCTATCGGTAGCAAGAGGCAAACGCCAGACGCTCGCATGAAATCCTCTCCTGTGACAGCAAGGTGCCGACCGCCTGAAGTGAGCCGCACGTATAAG GTGCTGTTCACGGGTGTGGTGGACCTAACCGGGGAGAAGATGCTGGCTCGTTTGGGAGGCTTCCTGGCCAACGGCACCGCCGACATGAACTGCCTGGTTACCGACAAGGTCCGCAGGACTGTCAAGTTCATGTGCGCGGCAGCCAGAGGGATCCCCATCGTCAACATATGCTGGCTGGACGAG AGCGCTAAAGCTGGGAGCTTCCTGCCGCCCGACGCCTTCATCGTCAGCGATCCGGATCAGGAGAAAAAATTCAATTTCCGCCTGAGGGAGTCTCTGAGGCTCGCCGGCAGCCAGCCTCTCTTACAG GGCTACAAGATCCACGTCACCAAGTCGGTGCAGCCCGAGCCAGCCCAGATGAGCGAAATCATTTCTTGCAGCGGAGCCACATTCCTCCCGAGGATGCCTTCCTCACACAAG CCTCACACGGTGGTGATCTCTTGCACGGAGGACTGGCCGCTGTGCCGCGCGGCCGTCTTGGCGTCACTGCCGATCGTCTCGGCTGAGTTCGTCCTTTCTGGAATCCTGCAGCACAAACTGGACTTTGATGCTCACAAGATGTCCGACCCGCCGCCATGGCCCAATGACGGCAGACGGCGCAGCAGTCGGCTCACGTAG